Proteins co-encoded in one Tursiops truncatus isolate mTurTru1 chromosome 17, mTurTru1.mat.Y, whole genome shotgun sequence genomic window:
- the COX6C gene encoding cytochrome c oxidase subunit 6C yields MASSSLTKPQMRGLLGKRLRFHIVGAFIVSLGVAAFYKFAVAEPRKKAYADFYRNYDSMKDFEEMRKAGVFQSAK; encoded by the exons ATGGCTTCCAGTTCTTTGACAAAACCTCAGATGCGTGGCCTTCTGGGCAAGCGTCTGCGATTTCATATTGTTGGAGCATTCATTGTCTCCCTGGGAGTTGCAGCTTTCTATAAg TTTGCTGTGGCTGAACCAAGAAAGAAGGCATATGCAGATTTCTACAGAAATTATGATTCTATGAAGGATTTTGAGGAGATGAGGAAGGCTGGTGTCTTTCAGAGTGCAAAGTGA